The sequence CTTCGTCAATTCTTTATAATTAACTTGAAAAGTGCTATCAATTCGCATTAATCTATTTAGATAATATAATTGCTTTTCCTTATCTCCATTTTTTTTATAATGTTCAATTAGAAAATGATAGCCATCTACAAATTCAGGAGTTATATAATTTAATATTTTATAAATACTATCTACTTTTTCATAATTCTTAACAGTATTTTTAATTTGTTTTAATCCTTGAAATGATTTTGCATAATAATAATATGAAGCAATTTGATTCATTTTATTATCCTCATCTATCATTATAGAAATGGCTTTATCGATACTATCAATTGCGACTTCATAATTTCCTTTCAAGCATTGAGTAGCACCCTCATTTAAAATAAAACACCCTTTAAGTCTTTCGTCATTTAATTTAAATGATTCTTTGTATCCTATGCGATTATAATAGGTTGAAGAATCTAATTGATTTAATGCTCTGTGGGCATCAGCAATAGCAAAATTTACATTTAAATATGTTTCATAATATTTTAGATTTCTTTCTTTATTCTTTTTATAAAAAACATAACATTCCCTATATAATTGTAAAGCTTCCTTGATTTCACCTAAATCCTCTGATTTTATTAAAGCAATTGAAAACTTAGTCTTATAAAAATATTTTAAATTATTCCTCTTTTTCGCCCAGTTTTCTGCCTCTATATAATTGTCTATTGCCGATTTATAATTATTTTCCTCTTCAAATTTTATAGCTTTTTCAGAATAAGCTATCATCAAAATTTTTTTATCATTTATTTTTTTTGAAAAAATGATAACACTATCTAAATACTTAATAGCTTTATATGAATCATTCAAAAGAGATTTCATATAATAACCTTTA is a genomic window of Flavobacterium jumunjinense containing:
- a CDS encoding helix-turn-helix domain-containing protein codes for the protein MKRYFIYFFFFSLFSFSFLNAQVNEKDLIKMSYDELKLGFNNNENNIVVQKIYSDFFLKKAKKERNDLMLAKGYYMKSLLNDSYKAIKYLDSVIIFSKKINDKKILMIAYSEKAIKFEEENNYKSAIDNYIEAENWAKKRNNLKYFYKTKFSIALIKSEDLGEIKEALQLYRECYVFYKKNKERNLKYYETYLNVNFAIADAHRALNQLDSSTYYNRIGYKESFKLNDERLKGCFILNEGATQCLKGNYEVAIDSIDKAISIMIDEDNKMNQIASYYYYAKSFQGLKQIKNTVKNYEKVDSIYKILNYITPEFVDGYHFLIEHYKKNGDKEKQLYYLNRLMRIDSTFQVNYKELTKKLQKDYDIPHLMQEKETIIKGLHNDKKANYWIIGILGLTVVLSLVVMQHLAKQKKQYKQRFDALMQQSKIDALNEEERKVEEEKPNLDLGIPDDIVTTILKQIVVFENEKQYLKPNLTIGDLATALETNSKYLSIVINAKKEKSFSNYINDLRIDHAVVELKNNKEMRKYTIAAIAEEVGFNTSESFSKAFFKRTGIKPSYFMKELKEV